A window from Salvia miltiorrhiza cultivar Shanhuang (shh) chromosome 2, IMPLAD_Smil_shh, whole genome shotgun sequence encodes these proteins:
- the LOC131013691 gene encoding geraniol 8-hydroxylase-like, translated as MDFLTSAVGLLLALILYHGIKTVTLRGKNLPLPPGPTPLPLIGNLHLLGDHPHKSLARLANIHGPLMRLRLGFVNTVVVSSADVAKQVLQKHDLAFSSRTVPNALHAQDHFKYSVVWLPAASQWRTLRKVMNSNIFSASCLDANEHLRSRKVDELIAYCRTVGAVDVGSAAFRTTLNLLSNTIFSIDLTDPFSDSAKEFKQLVSGIMEEAGKPNLVDFFPFLARFDPQGIRRRMTVNFGKVIDLFSSLIDQKMEKRKCRDQEETSDDVINTLLDMMPQEIDRTHIERMCLDLFAAGTDTTSSTIEWAMAEALRNPEIMKRTKAELEEVIGKGEIVREGDISRLPYLQCMVKETLRLHPPVPFLIPRRVERDVEVMGHTVPKDSQVLVNVWAIGRDPGVWEEPLEFKPHRFMESEVDVRGRNFELIPFGAGRRICPGLPLAMRMVPVMLGSLLNSFEWKVEGEKVEMDEKFGITLEKAQSLRAVPIPL; from the exons ATGGATTTCCTTACAAGCGCAGTTGGATTATTACTAGCCTTAATCTTGTACCATGGTATCAAAACAGTCACCCTGAGGGGCAAAAACCTCCCGCTACCGCCAGGGCCGACGCCGCTGCCCCTCATCGGAAACCTCCACCTGCTCGGCGATCACCCCCACAAATCCCTCGCTCGCCTAGCCAACATCCACGGCCCCCTCATGCGCCTCCGCCTCGGCTTCGTAAACACCGTCGTCGTCTCCTCCGCCGACGTGGCCAAACAAGTCCTGCAGAAGCACGACCTGGCCTTCTCCAGCAGGACCGTCCCCAACGCCCTCCACGCCCAAGACCACTTCAAGTACTCCGTCGTCTGGCTCCCGGCGGCGTCGCAGTGGCGTACCCTTCGCAAAGTCATGAACTCCAACATCTTCTCCGCGAGCTGCCTCGACGCCAACGAGCACCTCAGGAGCAGGAAGGTGGACGAGCTCATCGCATACTGCCGCACGGTGGGTGCGGTGGATGTCGGCAGCGCCGCCTTTAGAACAACCCTCAATTTGCTGTCCAACACCATTTTCTCCATAGATTTGACGGACCCTTTTTCGGATTCCGCTAAAGAATTCAAACAATTGGTTTCCGGCATCATGGAGGAGGCCGGGAAGCCCAACCTAGtagatttctttccttttttagcgAGATTCGATCCACAAGGGATACGGCGTCGTATGACTGTTAATTTCGGGAAAGTGATCGACCTTTTTAGTAGCTTGATCGACCAAAAGATGGAGAAACGGAAATGTCGTGACCAAGAAGAGACAAGTGATGATGTGATCAACACCCTCCTCGACATGATGCCCCAAGAGATTGACCGAACCCAC ATCGAACGAATGTGTctg GATCTATTTGCAGCTGGAACAGACACGACTTCGAGCACGATAGAATGGGCAATGGCGGAGGCGTTGCGGAATCCTGAGATCATGAAGAGAACGAAGGCCGAGCTGGAGGAGGTAATTGGGAAAGGGGAAATAGTACGAGAGGGCGACATATCGCGCCTCCCGTACCTACAGTGCATGGTGAAGGAGACTTTGAGACTGCACCCGCCCGTCCCGTTCCTGATCCCACGCAGGGTGGAGCGGGACGTGGAGGTCATGGGCCACACGGTGCCCAAGGACTCGCAGGTCCTTGTGAATGTGTGGGCCATAGGGAGGGACCCCGGCGTCTGGGAGGAGCCTCTAGAGTTCAAACCCCACCGTTTCATGGAATCAGAGGTGGACGTGCGGGGCAGGAATTTCGAGCTCATCCCGTTCGGGGCGGGCAGGAGGATCTGCCCGGGGCTGCCCCTGGCCATGAGAATGGTGCCCGTGATGTTGGGATCACTGTTGAATTCGTTTGAGTGGAAGGTGGAAGGAGAGAAAGTGGAGATGGATGAGAAGTTTGGAATCACGTTGGAGAAGGCTCAATCGCTCAGAGCTGTCCCCATCCCTCTCTAG